From a region of the Dehalococcoidia bacterium genome:
- a CDS encoding ABC transporter permease — protein MSTWVGALRTATRWSLTRTVVRRLPWSATVAMGVLVVLGLATALADVVRPLDSYTVDFQKSLRPPTWAHPLGTDDLGRDVLARVLHGLRVSFLVGVLASLVALGIGGVVGITAGTLGGRVDAVLMRFLDMFASQNHLLFGIILAVLFRPAFGPMGAVLLSVGLTHWTTLARIVRGELLSLRERLFIRAAVQNGAGRLHLARRHYIPHLLPALVLGFVLLVPHAVFHESALSFLGVGLSPHQASLGNILADSRRTLLVGAWWTTVFPGLALFLVSMAIGVVGEYWRDRHNPRWRSELEL, from the coding sequence GTGAGCACCTGGGTGGGCGCGCTGCGGACAGCTACCCGTTGGTCGCTGACGCGCACGGTGGTGCGGCGCCTGCCGTGGAGCGCCACCGTGGCTATGGGGGTGTTGGTGGTGTTGGGGCTGGCCACAGCCCTGGCCGATGTGGTGCGCCCCCTGGATAGTTACACCGTGGATTTCCAGAAGTCCCTCCGCCCACCTACCTGGGCTCACCCCTTAGGCACCGATGACTTAGGGCGCGATGTGTTGGCCAGGGTGTTGCATGGGTTGCGGGTGTCGTTCCTCGTGGGCGTGCTGGCATCGTTGGTGGCGTTGGGCATTGGGGGTGTGGTGGGTATCACGGCGGGCACCCTGGGGGGACGGGTGGATGCGGTGTTGATGCGCTTTTTGGATATGTTCGCCTCCCAGAATCACCTGCTATTCGGCATCATTTTGGCGGTGTTGTTTCGTCCCGCTTTTGGGCCCATGGGGGCGGTGCTCCTGTCGGTGGGGTTGACCCACTGGACGACTTTGGCCCGTATCGTGCGAGGGGAGCTGCTGTCGCTACGGGAGCGCCTGTTTATCCGCGCAGCCGTGCAGAATGGAGCAGGGAGGCTTCACCTGGCGCGCCGGCACTACATTCCCCATCTGCTCCCTGCTCTGGTGCTGGGGTTTGTGCTCCTGGTTCCCCATGCTGTGTTTCACGAGTCGGCCCTCTCCTTTTTGGGGGTGGGCCTTTCGCCGCACCAAGCGTCTCTGGGTAACATTCTGGCCGACAGCCGGCGCACTCTGTTAGTGGGGGCCTGGTGGACCACCGTCTTCCCCGGGTTGGCCCTGTTTCTGGTGTCCATGGCCATAGGGGTGGTGGGGGAGTATTGGCGCGACCGGCACAACCCCCGCTGGCGCTCCGAGTTGGAGTTGTAA
- a CDS encoding ABC transporter ATP-binding protein → MAVLEVEGLTVRFRTPRGLVHALTDAHFRVERGEVLVILGESGSGKTVLAHALMRLLPRNSVVTGKVVLEGISLFDLPESRMRAVRARRMALIPQSAGAALNPVRRVGPLLMELARGKGLDAQTARARLAAALQELDLPLEQIWDRYPHHLSGGMQQRVVNALAWVGKPAVVIADEPTFGLDADLVEVTASSLRRMAEQGAAVLVITHDLRLAQRLGTRVALIYASYIVELRDTPAFFAGPAHPYGRGLLQALPERGGIPIPGFPPELTHLPQGCPFAPRCSHRTERCSREVPPLLPLPMDRGAVRCVLYASG, encoded by the coding sequence ATGGCTGTGCTGGAGGTGGAGGGCCTGACGGTGCGCTTCCGCACGCCGCGGGGGTTGGTGCACGCCCTCACCGATGCCCACTTCCGCGTAGAGAGGGGCGAGGTGTTGGTTATTCTGGGGGAAAGCGGCAGTGGGAAGACGGTGCTGGCTCACGCTTTAATGCGCCTTTTGCCCCGCAATAGCGTGGTTACGGGGAAGGTGGTGCTGGAGGGGATCTCCCTTTTTGACCTACCCGAATCTCGGATGCGCGCTGTGCGGGCACGGCGCATGGCTTTGATTCCGCAAAGCGCCGGCGCGGCTCTGAACCCGGTGCGCCGTGTGGGGCCTCTGCTGATGGAGTTAGCGCGGGGCAAGGGCTTGGACGCCCAGACGGCCCGCGCCCGCCTTGCTGCGGCGTTGCAGGAGCTGGACTTGCCCCTCGAACAGATCTGGGATCGCTATCCCCACCATTTGTCAGGCGGGATGCAACAGCGGGTGGTGAACGCTTTGGCGTGGGTGGGGAAACCGGCGGTGGTCATCGCCGACGAGCCGACCTTCGGGTTGGACGCGGATCTGGTGGAGGTTACTGCCAGCTCCCTGCGGCGCATGGCGGAGCAGGGGGCGGCGGTGTTGGTCATTACCCACGATCTGCGTTTGGCTCAAAGGCTGGGCACCCGGGTGGCGCTGATTTACGCCAGTTATATCGTGGAGCTGCGAGACACGCCCGCCTTTTTTGCCGGGCCGGCCCATCCTTATGGACGGGGCCTCTTGCAGGCTCTGCCGGAACGTGGAGGCATCCCCATCCCCGGTTTCCCCCCGGAACTGACGCACCTTCCGCAAGGATGCCCCTTTGCCCCCCGCTGTTCCCATCGCACGGAGCGGTGTAGCCGAGAGGTGCCACCCCTTCTGCCCCTCCCAATGGATAGGGGTGCTGTGCGGTGTGTCCTGTATGCTAGTGGCTGA
- a CDS encoding dipeptide/oligopeptide/nickel ABC transporter ATP-binding protein, which translates to MLVAEGVAKWYGSGRARVVALEEASLTLAPGERVGVVGRSGSGKSTLAQILSLVLRPDRGRVSVDGEVVSRWGVDAPKHLRRQVQLMWQSPRLSTDPRMRLWEIILEPLAIHGLLPRRPAERHAILEEWRERVGLTPELLERYPHEVSEGQLQRACLARALIVHPRYLICDEISSMLDVSTQAALLATIAQEQAQRPMGVLLISHDTVLVHYWCTRAVRLEKGKTMPLS; encoded by the coding sequence ATGCTAGTGGCTGAAGGCGTTGCCAAATGGTATGGCTCGGGGCGTGCCCGGGTGGTGGCCCTGGAGGAGGCGTCGTTGACCCTGGCGCCGGGGGAGAGGGTAGGGGTCGTGGGGCGCAGTGGGTCGGGTAAGTCCACCTTGGCGCAAATCCTGAGCCTGGTGCTCCGTCCGGACCGGGGGCGGGTGTCCGTGGATGGGGAGGTGGTGAGCCGATGGGGTGTGGATGCCCCCAAGCACCTGCGCCGGCAGGTGCAGTTGATGTGGCAGTCGCCCCGCTTGTCTACTGACCCCCGCATGCGTCTGTGGGAGATCATCCTGGAGCCGTTGGCGATACACGGTCTGCTCCCCCGTCGGCCGGCCGAGCGGCACGCGATACTGGAGGAGTGGCGGGAACGGGTGGGTTTGACCCCGGAACTGCTGGAGCGCTATCCCCATGAAGTGTCCGAGGGGCAGTTGCAGAGGGCGTGCTTGGCCCGGGCGTTGATTGTGCACCCCCGTTACCTGATCTGCGACGAAATCAGTTCTATGCTGGATGTGTCCACGCAGGCGGCGCTGTTGGCTACCATCGCCCAGGAGCAGGCGCAACGGCCGATGGGGGTGCTGCTTATCAGCCACGATACGGTGCTGGTGCACTATTGGTGCACGCGCGCCGTCCGTTTGGAGAAGGGGAAAACTATGCCCCTTTCCTAG